A genomic stretch from Limnobacter thiooxidans includes:
- a CDS encoding DMT family transporter, whose translation MSRTRALLERSPTAWGVGLALLGAIFFSGKAIVVKLAYAYPVDASTLLAMRMLLSLPLFLGALIFTTLREKNAAKMTIKDYGLITLAGLLGYYLASLFDFMGLQYITAGLERLILFTYPSIVLLISCAIKQRWPEPWQLMCMALSYVGLAVVYGHETVLLGDNTALGVLLVFVSAVCYASYLIVGERLLKRLGTIRVTAMATLVSATAILIQINLQQPISIILDQPLPVWGWSLVNAVFCTFVPVFSVMTAISLIGAPRVSQLGMIGPIATIALGTWILKEPFTIWHAAGTALVILGVALLSMKKTKEGVTP comes from the coding sequence TTGAGCCGAACGCGCGCTTTACTGGAACGATCACCCACGGCTTGGGGCGTGGGTTTGGCGCTCTTGGGCGCCATCTTTTTTTCGGGCAAGGCCATCGTGGTCAAGCTGGCGTATGCCTACCCTGTAGATGCGTCGACTCTGTTGGCCATGCGCATGTTGTTGTCCCTTCCACTGTTTTTGGGCGCCCTGATTTTCACGACACTGCGCGAAAAAAATGCCGCGAAAATGACGATCAAAGACTACGGGCTGATTACGCTCGCTGGCTTGTTGGGCTATTACCTCGCCAGCCTGTTTGACTTCATGGGCTTGCAATACATCACCGCTGGCCTTGAACGGCTGATTCTGTTCACCTACCCATCGATCGTGCTGCTGATTTCCTGTGCAATCAAACAACGCTGGCCAGAACCTTGGCAACTCATGTGCATGGCCTTGAGTTATGTTGGGCTTGCCGTGGTGTACGGCCACGAAACCGTGCTGCTGGGCGACAACACCGCGCTGGGCGTTTTGCTGGTGTTTGTATCCGCAGTTTGCTATGCAAGCTACCTTATTGTGGGCGAGCGCCTGCTGAAAAGGCTGGGTACCATCCGGGTTACAGCGATGGCCACACTGGTGTCTGCCACCGCCATTCTGATTCAGATCAACCTGCAACAGCCCATCAGCATTATTCTTGATCAACCGCTACCGGTCTGGGGCTGGTCGCTGGTGAATGCGGTGTTCTGCACCTTTGTGCCTGTGTTCTCCGTGATGACCGCCATCAGCTTGATCGGTGCGCCGCGCGTGTCGCAACTGGGTATGATCGGCCCGATCGCCACCATCGCTTTGGGTACCTGGATATTGAAAGAACCATTCACCATTTGGCATGCCGCTGGCACCGCGCTGGTTATTCTGGGCGTGGCCTTGCTGAGCATGAAAAAAACAAAAGAAGGAGTTACACCATGA
- a CDS encoding NAD(P)-dependent oxidoreductase yields MGFKVAFLGLGVMGYPMAGHLVKAGHEVTVYNRSAAKAEKWVAQHGGKMAATPEKAAAGQDFVFACVGNDDDLRQICTGINGAFHGMKPGAVFIDHTTASAKIAREMFEQAKDAGFGFIDAPVSGGQAGAENGQLTVMCGGTHGDFEQSKDVIAAFAKAVTLMGESGSGQLTKMVNQVCIAGLLQGLSEALKFGMNAGLDVNKALDVIGKGAAQSWQMDNRGKTMVEGKFDFGFAVDWMRKDLSLVLEEARRNGSQLPVTALVDQFYAEVQGMGGQRWDTSSLIKRL; encoded by the coding sequence ATGGGTTTCAAAGTCGCTTTTCTGGGTTTGGGTGTCATGGGTTATCCAATGGCAGGTCATTTGGTCAAGGCAGGTCACGAAGTGACCGTTTACAACCGCAGCGCGGCCAAGGCAGAAAAGTGGGTGGCACAGCACGGTGGGAAAATGGCAGCCACGCCCGAGAAGGCTGCTGCGGGACAAGACTTTGTATTCGCCTGTGTGGGCAATGACGATGACCTGCGCCAGATCTGCACCGGCATCAATGGCGCATTCCATGGAATGAAGCCAGGCGCCGTGTTCATAGACCACACCACTGCAAGCGCAAAAATTGCGCGCGAAATGTTTGAACAGGCCAAAGATGCGGGCTTTGGTTTTATTGATGCCCCTGTTTCAGGTGGACAAGCCGGTGCCGAAAACGGTCAATTGACTGTGATGTGCGGCGGAACCCATGGCGACTTCGAGCAGTCCAAGGATGTGATTGCGGCATTTGCCAAAGCGGTAACACTAATGGGCGAATCGGGTAGCGGCCAATTGACCAAGATGGTGAACCAGGTGTGTATCGCTGGTCTGCTGCAGGGCTTGTCTGAAGCGCTGAAGTTTGGCATGAACGCCGGGCTGGACGTGAACAAGGCACTGGACGTGATTGGCAAGGGTGCCGCGCAAAGCTGGCAAATGGACAACCGCGGCAAAACCATGGTGGAAGGCAAATTTGATTTCGGTTTCGCAGTCGATTGGATGCGCAAAGACCTGAGCCTAGTGCTTGAGGAAGCTCGCCGCAACGGTTCACAGCTACCAGTCACCGCATTGGTAGACCAGTTCTATGCCGAGGTTCAAGGCATGGGCGGTCAGCGTTGGGACACGTCCAGCCTCATCAAACGTTTGTAA
- a CDS encoding YaiI/YqxD family protein, which produces MKIWVDADACPVAVKEIIFRAADRTGIETTLVANQYIRTPPSRYIKLLQVPRGFDEADDEIVRRVEAGNLVITSDIPLAAQLVDKGAQVLSPRGELFSTENIKALHTMRDFMDTMRASGIDTGGPPAYSQADRKTFASQFDRIIAKFPKTAS; this is translated from the coding sequence ATGAAAATCTGGGTTGACGCAGACGCATGCCCCGTCGCGGTGAAGGAAATCATTTTCCGCGCGGCCGATCGCACAGGGATTGAAACCACGCTGGTGGCAAACCAGTACATTCGAACGCCGCCGTCGCGTTACATCAAGCTGTTGCAAGTGCCGCGCGGCTTTGATGAGGCCGACGACGAAATTGTGCGCCGTGTCGAAGCAGGGAACCTGGTGATCACCAGTGACATTCCACTGGCTGCCCAGTTGGTGGACAAGGGTGCGCAGGTCTTGAGCCCGCGTGGCGAATTGTTCAGTACCGAGAACATCAAGGCCTTGCACACCATGCGCGACTTCATGGACACCATGCGTGCAAGTGGTATTGATACCGGCGGCCCGCCTGCCTACAGCCAGGCAGACCGCAAAACTTTCGCCAGCCAGTTCGACCGGATTATCGCGAAGTTTCCGAAAACTGCGTCCTGA
- a CDS encoding EthD family reductase: protein MIKVSVMYPNAEGVSFNHDYYKTTHMPLVKSKMGSALRYYTVDKGLAGGAGDAPAFVAMGHLVVDSVEAFQAAFGPHAQEIMADIPNYTNSSPVIVISEITVEKS, encoded by the coding sequence ATGATCAAGGTCAGTGTGATGTACCCCAACGCAGAAGGCGTTTCCTTCAACCATGACTATTACAAAACCACGCACATGCCGCTGGTTAAAAGCAAGATGGGCAGCGCCCTGCGCTATTACACGGTAGACAAAGGTCTGGCTGGTGGCGCAGGTGATGCCCCCGCCTTTGTGGCCATGGGCCATCTAGTTGTGGATTCGGTCGAAGCCTTTCAGGCCGCATTCGGCCCACACGCGCAGGAAATCATGGCTGACATTCCGAACTACACCAATTCCAGCCCGGTGATCGTGATCAGTGAAATCACAGTTGAAAAGTCCTGA
- a CDS encoding glycerophosphodiester phosphodiesterase family protein — translation MAIQWWAHRGSGKGALENTLKGFEIALNAGFRAVEFDVMLTADGVPMIHHDWVMGRCAQSTDPAMAGTDPLTPFNSLRARDLRHFDVKGEPLPSLAEALAFCLQHGLQANVELKATHPANARALGCAVRAAIEQLPAGQQNHVQQHWVFSSFYHASLLPLKGFDLALLYEQLPDNWVLHADALQVSAIHLHYSGADPTALRRIHTTGRVVRVYTVNDLERAKMLQALGVKGLFTDRMDFASHSF, via the coding sequence ATGGCAATTCAATGGTGGGCGCACCGCGGAAGCGGAAAAGGCGCACTGGAGAACACCCTGAAGGGGTTTGAAATCGCATTGAATGCGGGCTTCAGGGCTGTAGAGTTTGATGTGATGCTGACTGCCGATGGTGTGCCCATGATTCACCACGACTGGGTCATGGGGCGGTGTGCTCAATCCACCGACCCTGCCATGGCAGGAACTGACCCACTTACACCGTTTAACAGCCTTCGAGCACGCGACCTACGCCACTTTGATGTGAAGGGCGAACCCCTGCCCAGCCTTGCCGAAGCACTGGCGTTTTGTTTGCAACACGGTTTGCAAGCTAACGTGGAATTGAAAGCCACCCACCCGGCCAACGCCAGGGCCTTGGGTTGTGCGGTGCGGGCTGCCATTGAACAATTGCCCGCCGGTCAGCAAAACCATGTTCAACAACACTGGGTGTTTTCAAGCTTTTACCACGCCAGCCTGTTGCCCTTGAAAGGGTTCGATCTGGCATTGTTGTATGAACAGTTGCCCGACAACTGGGTTTTGCATGCGGACGCTTTGCAGGTCAGTGCCATTCACCTGCACTACAGCGGAGCAGATCCCACTGCCCTGCGACGCATCCACACCACCGGCCGGGTGGTTCGGGTTTACACGGTGAACGACCTTGAGCGGGCCAAAATGCTGCAAGCCTTGGGTGTCAAAGGGCTTTTCACCGATCGAATGGACTTTGCCAGTCACTCTTTTTGA